The following are from one region of the Takifugu rubripes chromosome 12, fTakRub1.2, whole genome shotgun sequence genome:
- the ndufs5 gene encoding NADH dehydrogenase [ubiquinone] iron-sulfur protein 5 isoform X1, with product MIPSHCERYVLLNTKWQCRTLVGFLFFFYDVVFCGGCRKAILGRRRKVKQNHTEPGKTCIIMPFVDLNKRFGFNLDHWILLQSGPQPHQRAARCHAFEKEWIECAHGIGQTRAKKECKLEFEDFYECMHRQKTLKRLRVIREQRDKLVKEGTYTAPPCHTGSGDQSP from the exons ATGATCCCCAGTCACTGTGAACGTTATGTCCTCCTCAACACCAAGTGGCAATGTAGGACCCTcgtgggttttttgtttttcttttacgaCGTCGTATTTTGTGGTGGCTGCCGTAAAGCGATTCTCGGGCGACGGAGGAAGGTTAAACAGAATCACACAGAACCTGGTAAAACCTG CATCATCATGCCATTTGTGGACCTGAACAAGCGGTTTGGCTTTAACTTGGACCACTGGATACTGCTGCAGAGTGGGCCGCAGCCCCACCAGAGGGCGGCACGCTGCCATGCTTTTGAGAAGGAGTGGATCGAATGTGCCCATGGTATTGGACAGACACGCGCTAAGAAGGAGTGCAAGCTCGAATTTGAGGACTTCTACGAGTGCATGCACAGGCAGAAGACG CTTAAGAGGCTGCGTGTCATCCGTGAGCAGCGAGACAAGCTGGTGAAGGAGGGCACCTACACCGCACCGCCCTGCCACACAGGCAGCGGTGACCAGTCACCATGA
- the ndufs5 gene encoding NADH dehydrogenase [ubiquinone] iron-sulfur protein 5 isoform X2, translating into MPFVDLNKRFGFNLDHWILLQSGPQPHQRAARCHAFEKEWIECAHGIGQTRAKKECKLEFEDFYECMHRQKTLKRLRVIREQRDKLVKEGTYTAPPCHTGSGDQSP; encoded by the exons ATGCCATTTGTGGACCTGAACAAGCGGTTTGGCTTTAACTTGGACCACTGGATACTGCTGCAGAGTGGGCCGCAGCCCCACCAGAGGGCGGCACGCTGCCATGCTTTTGAGAAGGAGTGGATCGAATGTGCCCATGGTATTGGACAGACACGCGCTAAGAAGGAGTGCAAGCTCGAATTTGAGGACTTCTACGAGTGCATGCACAGGCAGAAGACG CTTAAGAGGCTGCGTGTCATCCGTGAGCAGCGAGACAAGCTGGTGAAGGAGGGCACCTACACCGCACCGCCCTGCCACACAGGCAGCGGTGACCAGTCACCATGA
- the LOC115251736 gene encoding trichohyalin-like → MNQPHNDNFFRKLIKEQERLMLGKKECKTNETKKEDLLLSRRSTKPKLTAQHQYEPLDSSRGGSSEKSERIQVPRSNSPLLWRRKCKQNMEADFHRLAAQKTEEKSIPKAPSQENVKGEKRNEKKQQVSEKDEEEEQINIGQTDSGESSNDDLSTEETSMNQPHNDNFFRKLIKEQERLMLGKKECKTNETKKEDLLLSRRSTKPKLTAQHQYEPLDSSRGGSSEKSERVQVPRSNSPLLWSRKCKQNMEADFHRLEAQQTKEKSIPKTPSQGDVKEEKKNEKKEVSEKDKEEKQINIRMEHETLMKTAKDKQAAEMKRTKAQLGQEMEQFKSELDFQIQEENKKLKEDLEESQRVNIQNWRKKYIADYKKKLADALQETRVQMEQDHKKKVEMLRLDHLREINNIRQKYMDEESALRQSLLASMQEEREALQASHCEQLGSLRLQFDEQIEQMKLEHSQKKADLVSRKEILMEELEVDRQIGTLNQPRQDNQLKQDLEKTTKDRWDMSRREEETLKETSDKALKTGQAARPVQEQLEKRVEQLEKEYKHLASSLEMEMDKMKAANAQERVASRKKMGSSLHLEDNEQALIHLQKVRSFLEGELCNVPGGKAKNEHEETVEKMQSLQQEIKKEKEEKNGLRKEKKQLKKKIEQLEQRIEQLEKRAEHLDNKNNHASDRLGPGRVMDNPPLSARYVRNDNMDSADNISQVPLQEESLIHQININQMCTGSPNGPLSLLRYPKTFGVNCCPCGPTYGHPSPLLQGTTGSSFPVNPLQCYPSNVPSGVCNLHFGQSSGDINSYREALKVNSTKSWWDKHKRAL, encoded by the exons ATGAATCAGCCTCATAATGACAACTTCTTCAGGAAGTTGATCAAGGAACAAGAGCGTCTCATGTTGGGCAAGAAAGAATGtaagacaaatgaaacaaaaaaagaggatttattgCTTAGCAGGAGATCCACTAAG CCAAAGCTGACAGCACAACATCAATATGAGCCcttagacagcagcagagggggttcTTCTGAGAAGTCTGAACGCATACAGGTCCCAAG aTCTAATTCTCCTCTGTTATGGAGacgtaaatgcaaacagaacatgGAAGCAGATTTTCACAGATTAGCGGcccaaaaaacagaagaaaaatcaatacCCAAAGCACCATCACAAGAGAATgtcaaaggagagaaaaggaatgaaaagaaacaacaagtttctgaaaaagacgaagaggaagagcaaataAACATCGG CCAGACGGACTCTGGGGAATCATCTAATGATGACCTTAGTACAGAAGAAACCTCAATGAATCAGCCTCATAATGACAACTTCTTCAGGAAGTTGATCAAGGAACAAGAGCGTCTCATGTTGGGCAAGAAAGAATGtaagacaaatgaaacaaaaaaagaggatttattgCTTAGCAGGAGATCCACTAAG CCAAAGCTGACAGCACAACATCAATATGAGCCcttagacagcagcagagggggttcTTCTGAGAAGTCTGAACGCGTACAGGTCCCAAG aTCTAATTCTCCTCTGTTATGGAGCCgtaaatgcaaacagaacatgGAGGCAGATTTTCACAGATTAGAGGctcaacaaacaaaagaaaaatcaataccCAAAACACCATCACAAGGGGATgtcaaagaagagaagaagaatgaaaagaaagaagtttctgaaaaagacaaagaggaaaagcaaataaacatcAG GATGGAGCATGAAACTTTAATGAAGACTGCCAAGGATAagcaagcagctgaaatgaagaGAACGAAGGCCCAGTTGGGGCAAGAAATGGAGCAATTCAAGTCAGAGTTAGACTTTCAGATCCAAGAAGAGaacaagaagctgaaggaggacctggaggaaagCCAGAGG GTGAACATACAGAACTGGAGGAAGAAGTACATAGCAGACTACAAGAAAAAG CTGGCTGATGCTCTCCAGGAGACTCGAGTTCAAATGGAACAGGATCATAAGAAGAAAGTGGAGATGCTGAGGTTGGACCACTTGAGAGAGATAAACAACATCAGACAGAAATACATGGATGAG GAGTCTGCTTTGAGGCAGAGTTTGTTGGCTTCAatgcaggaagagagagaagctcTGCAGGCTTCCCATTGTGAACAACTGGGGAGCCTTCGTTTACAGTTTGACGAGCAGATAGAACAGATGAAGCTGGAACACTCCCAGAAG AAAGCAGATCTGGTGAGTAGGAAGGAAATTCTTATGGAAGAACTGGAAGTCGACAGACAGATAGGG ACTTTGAACCAACCTAGACAAGACAATCAGCTAAAGCAGGACCTGGAGAAGACAACAAAGGATAGGTGGGACATGtccaggagggaggaagaaacgcTAAAGGAGACAAGTGACAAAGCTCTGAAAACGGGCCAAGCAGCAAGACCAGTGCAGGAGCAACTGGAGAAGAGGGTGGAACAACTGGAGAAGGAATACAAACACCTcgcctccagcctggagatggagatggacaaAATGAAAGCAGCGAATGCCCAGGAGAGGGTGGCTTCTCGCAAAAAAATGGGGTCCTCCTTGCACCTTGAGGATAATGAGCAG GCATTAATCCATCTCCAAAAGGTTAGAAGTTTTCTGGAGGGGGAGCTGTGCAACGTGCCAGGAGGGAAAGCAAAGAACGAGCATGAGGAGACcgtggagaagatgcagagcctccagcaggaaataaaaaaagaaaaggaagagaaaaatggacttaggaaagagaagaagcaaCTGAAGAAGAAGATAGAGCAACTAGAGCAGCGGATAGAGCAACTGGAGAAGAGGGCGGAGCACTTGGATAATAAAAATAACCATGCTAGTGACAGATTGGG accTGGCAGAGTCATGGACAACCCACCGCTTTCTGCTCGTTAtgtcagaaatgacaacatgga CTCAGCCGACAATATCTCCCAGGTTCCTCTCCAAGAAGAAAGTTTGATTCATCAGATCAACATTAATCAG ATGTGCACAGGGAGCCCTAATGGCCCACTATCCTTGTTGAGATATCCCAAGACCTTTGGTGTGAACTGTTGTCCATGTGGCCCCACGTATGGACACCCCAGTCCATTATTGCAAG GAACAACTGGAAGCTCATTTCCTGTGAATCCACTCCAGTGTTATCCGTCAAACGTGCCTTCAGG TGTGTGTAACCTGCATTTTGGGCAGAGTTCAGGAGACATCAATAGTTACAGGGAGGCCCTCAAAGTCAACAGCACCAAGAGCTGGTGGGACAAACACAAGAGAGCATTGTAA